GTAAGGGGCTTTACCACGGGATTGAACTTAAGGGTAAAACACTTGGTGTAGTTGGATTCGGTAGAATAGGGAGGGCAGTTGCCAATTATGCTAAGGCATTAGGCATGAGAATACTCGCCACTGACGTGGTGGATATATCAAGGTATGCGGAAGAACTCGGGGCAAGTGTAGTCAACCTTACTGACCTACTCTCAAGTAGTGATGTTGTAACATTTCACGTTGCCTTAAATAAGGAAACGTACCACATGCTTAATGAGGATAGGTTAAAATTAATTAAGGATAATGCTATTATAGTTAATACGAGTAGAGGTGAGGTTATAGACACTAAGGTTCTCCTTAATCACCTAGATAGGCTATGGGGTGTTGGCCTTGATGTCCTTGAACACGAGCCGCCCAGGGAGGATTGGGAATTCAAACTTATTCAACACCCAAAGGTGGTCATTACACCGCATATAGGTGCGGAAACTATTGATGCTCAAAGGAGGATGGTTGACGAACTAGTCTCAAATATTCAGGACGCCTTAGAAAGGGTGGGGAACCATGGTTAAGTACTTAACCCCTGGTCCTGTTCAATTACCACCAAGGATTATAG
The sequence above is a segment of the Caldivirga sp. genome. Coding sequences within it:
- a CDS encoding D-2-hydroxyacid dehydrogenase — protein: MGWESGIQYKALITDKVDDRLVGKLSEIGVVVDYKPGIQYEELLKIVENYNLLIVRSRTKVTREVIDRGTSLKIIARAGVGLDNIDVDYALKKGLIIVNSPNAATYSAAELTLTLMLVISRNIHLHIMDTKNGKWSKGLYHGIELKGKTLGVVGFGRIGRAVANYAKALGMRILATDVVDISRYAEELGASVVNLTDLLSSSDVVTFHVALNKETYHMLNEDRLKLIKDNAIIVNTSRGEVIDTKVLLNHLDRLWGVGLDVLEHEPPREDWEFKLIQHPKVVITPHIGAETIDAQRRMVDELVSNIQDALERVGNHG